One segment of Panicum virgatum strain AP13 chromosome 3K, P.virgatum_v5, whole genome shotgun sequence DNA contains the following:
- the LOC120698547 gene encoding uncharacterized protein LOC120698547, with the protein MFAMTSMGVNVINSINDGRGPYVFKISGQLCHRIGSLIPNDEARPEYCQLYIFDTDNEVRNRIAVATTSNSDFQPNEAIVASLITMLDTHNSVVQVFRTARDRLSMQPNNQSGEPDDRYAVKLFSTPTQHGNIYSDPVTSEVVGLVVNDLGTTEEGRDLIVQDHSCQLQRVKETHCKFMAMQYPLLFPYGEDGFHENIKYRRCSRSNKIKRKVVTMAEYYSYRLHDRADDFNTPLRSKRLTQAYEVDAYCCVEDDRLRYYRKKSFQKKYRSSPYKALVEAVSSGITQGSAAGQRIYLPGSFTASPRYYYQNYQDCVALCRRFGCPHLFITFTCNALWPEIDEALAFIPGQQTSDRPDIVDRVFEMKLKLLIQDIEKYEFFGPILGVVYTIEFQKRGLPHVHLILWLKKDKPIDAAQIDAFISAQLPNPSVDPLGFEAVSKFMIHGPCGSLNTSSPCMVDGKCDKFYPKNFSETATIAGNGQVTYARPNNGITTEKNGVRIDNTFVVPHNVDLLVKYQAHINVESVNRNGMEKYLFKYTNKGPDCAKAALKRKRGNPDSPTEIIDEIKEYLDCRYVTPNDAAWRLLQFDIHYTNPSVERLAVHLPLQNGVLYTEDDYLDQVIENPSNLITKLTAWFDANQQYPEARQYTYVEFPEHWTWHGDGKYWHIRRNSRGKVGRIANVAPNEGERFYLRMLLHIVKGAQSYSDLRTVAGHKHPTFRAACEALGLLGDDQEWFHAMADAAHWALPYQLRQLFVTLLLFCEVTNPVKLLDEYT; encoded by the exons ATGTTTGCCATGACTTCTATGGGCGTCAATGTCATAAATTCTATCAACGATGGCCGTGGCCCTTATGTCTTCAAAATTAGTGGCCAACTATGTCATCGAATAGGATCACTAATTCCAAACGATGAAGCAAGACCTGAGTATTGCCAGTTATATATCTTTGACACTGATAATGAGGTTAGAAACAGAATAGCTGTTGCAACAACCTCAAACAGTGACTTTCAACCAAACGAAGCTATTGTTGCTTCCTTGATAACCATGCTTGATACACACAACTCAGTTGTGCAAGTTTTTCGAACTGCCCGTGATAGACTATCTATGCAGCCAAACAACCAATCTGGTGAACCAGACGATCGTTATGCTGTCAAGCTATTTTCCACCCCAACCCAGCATGGCAACATTTATAGTGACCCAGTTACATCTGAAGTGGTCGGCTTGGTTGTGAATGATTTAGGGACCACTGAAGAGGGGCGCGACCTAATAGTGCAAGATCACTCATGTCAGCTCCAAAGAGTGAAAGAAACACATTGCAAATTTATGGCAATGCAATATCCACTGTTGTTTCCTTACGGAGAAGATGGCTTCCATGAGAATATTAAGTATAGAAGATGTAGTCGCTCCAACAAGATCAAGCGAAAGGTTGTCACCATGGCAGAATATTATTCATACAGATTGCATGATAGAGCCGACGATTTCAATACCCCTTTGCGATCCAAGAGACTAACCCAAGCTTATGAAGTTGATGCGTACTGTTGTGTCGAGGATGACCGCCTGAGATATTACAGGAAGaaatcatttcaaaaaaaatacagGTCCAGCCCATATAAAGCTTTAGTTGAAGCGGTCAGTAGTGGGATCACTCAAGGTTCAGCTGCAGGGCAACGAATTTACTTGCCAGGATCATTCACTGCAAGCCCCCGCTACTACTACCAAAACTATCAAGATTGTGTTGCACTATGTCGTAGGTTCGGATGCCCACATCTATTCATCACATTCACATGTAATGCTTTGTGGCCAgaaattgatgaagctttggCATTCATACCAGGGCAACAGACTTCTGATAGACCTGATATTGTTGACAGAGTTTTTGAAATGAAACTCAAACTACTCATACAAGATATAGAGAAGTATGAATTCTTTGGACCTATACTTGGAG TTGTCTACACAATTGAGTTCCAAAAACGAGGCCTTCCACATGTCCATTTGATTCTATGGCTTAAAAAAGATAAGCCTATTGATGCTGCTCAAATAGATGCCTTTATATCCGCACAACTGCCAAATCCATCTGTTGATCCGTTAGGTTTTGAGGCCGTTTCTAAGTTCATGATTCATGGTCCTTGCGGATCCTTAAATACGTCCTCCCCTTGCATGGTTGATGGAAAATGTGATAAGTTCTATCCAAAGAATTTTTCTGAAACCGCTACTATAGCAGGTAATGGTCAGGTTACTTACGCCCGCCCAAATAATGGTATTACTACTGAGAAAAATGGAGTAAGAATTGATAACACATTTGTGGTACCGCACAATGTAGACTTATTGGTTAAATATCAAGCACATATAAATGTTGAAAGTGTTAATCGCAATGGAATGGAAAAGTATTTGTTCAAGTATACAAACAAAGGACCTGATTGTGCCAAAGCTGCACTCAAGAGAAAAAGAGGCAATCCAGACTCTCCTACGGAGATAATTGATGAAATAAAGGAATATCTAGACTGCAGATATGTTACTCCCAACGATGCTGCATGGCGATTGCTTCAGTTTGATATCCATTACACTAATCCATCAGTAGAACGCCTTGCTGTTCATCTCCCGCTACAAAATGGTGTTCTTTATACAGAGGATGACTATCTTGATCAGGTCATTGAGAATCCATCTAATCTCATAACTAAGCTAACGGCATGGTTTGATGCCAATCAACAATATCCAGAAGCCAGACAGTACACCTATGTTGAATTTCCTGAACACTGGACATGGCATGGTGATGGAAAATATTGGCATATACGCCGAAATAGTCGTGGGAAGGTTGGTCGAATTGCTAATGTTGCTCCTAACGAAGGAGAAAGATTTTACCTGCGCATGTTGTTGCATATAGTCAAAGGAGCACAAAGCTATTCTGATCTCCGCACTGTTGCCGGCCATAAGCACCCAACATTTCGTGCTGCATGTGAAGCATTGGGCTTGCTGGGTGACGATCAAGAATGGTTCCATGCTATGGCTGATGCAGCACACTGGGCACTTCCCTATCAATTGCGACAGCTGTTTGTCACATTATTGCTTTTTTGTGAAGTCACCAACCCTGTCAAATTGCTTGATGAGTACACATAG
- the LOC120698548 gene encoding uncharacterized protein LOC120698548 isoform X1 gives MDKARKRKAAHTGRPPNEQLTNNDSSIPASQLGSSISESLLPSQRVVRQRALLSSDLPRPESSTAAETRKKRKAAIASRRQEENSEPPLHNRHRRKLLKELFPKRTFRSYLRLLLYEAANIAIKESPAKHTYKYLALFSHPFIWEVRIKHAHIVVLAFGLRNEYVDMDMDGQLLQYITNAAEEEAFYYLLTSHLRSPYLAF, from the exons ATGGACAAAGCACGCAAGCGGAAGGCTGCTCATACAG GGAGACCCCCCAATGAGCAATTGACAAATAATGATTCATCCATACCGGCTTCTCAGTTAGGAAGCTCCATTTCAGAATCTCTCCTTCCATCACAGAGAGTGGTCAGACAACGAGCCCTGCTATCTTCAG ATTTGCCACGGCCAGAGTCATCTACTGCTGCTGAAACACGTAAGAAACGTAAGGCAGCTATAGCTTCTAGAAGACAGGAAG AGAATTCAGAGCCTCCTCTTCATAACCGACACCGCCGTAAGTTGTTAAA GGAATTGTTCCCTAAGAGGACATTCAGGTCCTATCTCAGACTGCTGCTATATGAAGCTGCTAATATTGCAATCAAAGAATCACCGGCGAAACACACATACAAATATCTG GCACTGTTTTCGCACCCCTTTATTTGGGAAGTCAGAATCAAACATGCTCATATTGTGGTGCTCGCTTTTGGGCTGAGGAACGAGTACGTGGACATGGACATGGACGGACAACTTCTCCAGTATATAACAAATGCTGCAGAGGAGGAAGCATTCTACTACCTCCTTACAAGCCACCTCCGGAGCCCTTACTTGGCCTTCTGA
- the LOC120698548 gene encoding uncharacterized protein LOC120698548 isoform X2 gives MDKARKRKAAHTGRPPNEQLTNNDSSIPASQLGSSISESLLPSQRVVRQRALLSSDLPRPESSTAAETRKKRKAAIASRRQEENSEPPLHNRHRRNCSLRGHSGPISDCCYMKLLILQSKNHRRNTHTNIWHCFRTPLFGKSESNMLILWCSLLG, from the exons ATGGACAAAGCACGCAAGCGGAAGGCTGCTCATACAG GGAGACCCCCCAATGAGCAATTGACAAATAATGATTCATCCATACCGGCTTCTCAGTTAGGAAGCTCCATTTCAGAATCTCTCCTTCCATCACAGAGAGTGGTCAGACAACGAGCCCTGCTATCTTCAG ATTTGCCACGGCCAGAGTCATCTACTGCTGCTGAAACACGTAAGAAACGTAAGGCAGCTATAGCTTCTAGAAGACAGGAAG AGAATTCAGAGCCTCCTCTTCATAACCGACACCGCC GGAATTGTTCCCTAAGAGGACATTCAGGTCCTATCTCAGACTGCTGCTATATGAAGCTGCTAATATTGCAATCAAAGAATCACCGGCGAAACACACATACAAATATCTG GCACTGTTTTCGCACCCCTTTATTTGGGAAGTCAGAATCAAACATGCTCATATTGTGGTGCTCGCTTTTGGGCTGA
- the LOC120698549 gene encoding ankyrin repeat-containing protein At5g02620-like, translated as MLCSNHTMVMSLSAGAPPRHTPHTMNHELLRAAATGDKALLEQVLGLSSDNGGKLEAGFGRRCLKGVTSEGNTALHTAAGRGYMELVRIMCDVDASLIRARNNLRNTPLIYAARAGHVDVVCYLIERDLAAAAGSSEAGAAPGDDEDSMLRARNSEGATAMHEAIRNGHEAVLEKLVSADGGLAAVVDGKGFSPLYLAAALGRADMVAVLIGGSPPEDGVKSPAYYAGPHGQTALHAAVLVSEEMTKSLWCWEPTLAKKVDNSGNTALHHAASAGKFGAVKLLLLKDSSLAYIPDADGLFPVHAAAKMGKIDVIELLMEACPNSDELLDNRGRNVLHCAIEHRKEKVVQRVCRNPRLARRMVNARDGAGNTPLHLAVKHGRDRMAMLLAQDARVNLSVMNNDGATPLDVAISELDHGYTYPMNPEVLIVQCLAWCGAHRSPRRRDEYLLDKRTAGAAGDTGSERELRKYTSLTQNRAVGSVLIATVTFGAPFAVPGVAADAVPAAAGRPAFRAFVLCDALAFMCSTVATCLLMYAGLSTVHPRYRRRYHVWSSNLLHVGVLLVIATFAFGVHLALSPPGAAAGVPAAAGSLDAAVCAMACVSVVFAHPGTTWWPVVLARPIWARLGLKGLLGVLLGPRPIPCQKLLLSRTPWLNLFKMLATLLILALILVTFLRDVAYLRSPATQNCLSSTILLQSECDVYSFPT; from the exons ATGCTGTGCTCAAACCACACCATGGTCATGTCTCTTTCAGCAGGGGCACCACCACGCCACACCCCGCACACGATGAACCATGAGCTGCTCAGAGCCGCCGCGACCGGCGACAAGGCGCTCCTAGAACAGGTTCTCGGTTTGAGCAGCGACAATGGAGGCAAGCTCGAAGCTGGCTTCGGCCGGAGGTGCCTGAAAGGCGTCACCTCGGAGGGGAACACGGCGCtccacaccgccgccggccggggatACATGGAGCTCGTCCGCATCATGTGCGACGTGGACGCCTCGCTCATCAGGGCCAGGAACAACCTGCGCAACACGCCCCTGATCTACGCCGCGAGGGCCGGGCACGTCGACGTGGTGTGCTACCTCATCGAGCGtgatctggcggcggcggcggggtcgtcgGAAGCCGGCGCCGCGCCCGGTGACGACGAGGACTCCATGCTGAGGGCGAGGAACTCGGAAGGCGCGACCGCGATGCACGAGGCCATCCGGAACGGCCATGAGGCCGTCCTGGAGAAGCTCGTGTCCGCCGACGGTGGGCTGGCCGCGGTGGTGGACGGCAAGGGCTTCTCCCCGCTGTACCTGGCCGCCGCGCTAGGCCGCGCCGACATGGTTGCCGTCCTGATCGGAGGCTCGCCTCCCGAGGATGGGGTGAAATCTCCGGCGTACTACGCCGGGCCCCATGGACAGACCGCCCTGCACGCAGCGGTCCTTGTCAGCGAAG AAATGACCAAGTCCCTGTGGTGCTGGGAGCCGACGCTGGCCAAGAAGGTGGACAACTCCGGGAACACCGCCCTCCACCATGCCGCCTCAGCTGGAAAGTTCGGAGCAGTGAAGCTGCTCCTCCTCAAGGACTCGTCGCTGGCGTACATCCCCGACGCGGACGGGCTCTTCCCCGTGCACGCCGCCGCGAAGATGGGCAAGATCGACGTCATCGAGCTGCTCATGGAGGCGTGTCCCAACAGCGACGAGCTGCTGGACAACCGGGGCCGGAACGTCCTGCACTGCGCCATCGAGCACCGGAAGGAGAAGGTGGTGCAGCGCGTGTGCCGGAACCCGAGGCTCGCGCGGCGGATGGTGAATGCCAGGGACGGCGCCGGGAACACGCCGCTGCACCTGGCGGTGAAGCACGGGCGCGACAGGATGGCCATGCTGCTGGCGCAGGATGCCAGGGTGAACCTGAGCGTCATGAACAACGACGGCGCGACGCCGCTGGACGTGGCCATCAGCGAGCTCGACCACGGGTACACGTACCCGATGAACCCGGAGGTCCTCATCGTGCAGTGCCTGGCGTGGTGCGGCGCCCAccgcagcccgcggcggcgcgacgagtaCCTGCTGGACAAGCGCACCGCCGGGGCCGCCGGGGACACCGGCTCCGAGAGGGAGCTCAGAAAGTACACCAGCCTGACGCAGAACCGCGCCGTCGGGTCCGTGCTGATCGCGACGGTCACGTTCGGGGCGCCCTTCGCCGTGCCCGgggtcgccgccgacgccgtgccCGCAGCCGCGGGGAGGCCGGCGTTCCGGGCCTTCGTCCTGTGTGACGCCCTGGCGTTCATGTGCTCGACGGTGGCGACGTGCCTGCTGATGTACGCGGGGCTCTCCACCGTGCACCCCAGGTACCGCCGCCGCTACCACGTCTGGTCCTCCAACCTGCTCCACGTCGGCGTCCTGCTCGTCATCGCCACCTTCGCCTTCGGCGTGCACCTGGCGCTCAGCCCgccgggagcggcggccggggtccccgccgccgccgggagcctGGACGCCGCCGTGTGCGCCATGGCGTGCGTGTCCGTGGTCTTCGCGCACCCGGGCACGACCTGGTGGCCCGTGGTGCTGGCGAGGCCCATATGGGCGCGGCTCGGGCTCAAGGGGCTCCTCGGCGTGCTGCTGGGCCCACGGCCCATCCCCTGCCAGAAGCTGCTGCTCTCGCGCACGCCCTGGCTCAACCTCTTCAAGATGCTGGCCACGCTGCTCATCCTCGCCCTGATCCTCGTCACGTTTCTCCGGGACGTGGCGTACCTGCGGTCACCTGCAACTCAGAACTGCCTCTCTTCCACTATTCTCCTGCAATCTGAGTGCGATGTTTACTCATTCCCTACATGA